One genomic window of Bacillus mycoides includes the following:
- the murA gene encoding UDP-N-acetylglucosamine 1-carboxyvinyltransferase has product MEKIIVRGGKRLSGTVRVEGAKNAVLPIIAAALLASDGKNVLSEVPVLSDVYTINEVLRHLNAEVVFENNQVTIDSSKELNIEAPFEYVRKMRASVQVMGPLLARNGRARIALPGGCAIGSRPIDQHLKGFEAMGAKVKVGNGFVEAHVEGELKGAKIYLDFPSVGATENIMSAATLAKGTTVLENAAKEPEIVDLANFLNAMGAKVRGAGTGTIRIEGVEKLYGANHPIIPDRIEAGTFMVAAAITGGDILIENAVPEHLRSITAKMEEMGVKIIEENEGVRVIGPDKLKAVDIKTMPHPGFPTDMQSQMMALLLHADGTSMITETVFENRFMHVEEFRRMNADIKIEGRSVIMNGPSSLQGAEVGATDLRAAAALILAGLVSEGYTRVTELKHLDRGYVDFHKKLAALGATIERVNEKVEEVKEQEVSDLHA; this is encoded by the coding sequence TTGGAAAAGATCATCGTCCGTGGCGGAAAGCGGTTAAGCGGCACAGTGCGTGTTGAGGGCGCAAAAAATGCTGTATTACCTATAATCGCTGCAGCCCTATTAGCGAGTGACGGAAAGAATGTACTATCTGAAGTACCAGTATTATCTGATGTATACACAATTAACGAGGTATTACGTCATTTAAATGCTGAAGTCGTATTTGAAAATAACCAAGTAACAATCGATTCTTCTAAAGAATTAAACATTGAAGCACCATTTGAGTATGTACGTAAGATGCGTGCATCTGTTCAAGTAATGGGACCATTATTAGCACGTAACGGTCGTGCTCGTATTGCACTTCCTGGTGGATGTGCAATTGGTTCACGTCCAATTGACCAACATTTAAAAGGCTTCGAAGCAATGGGAGCGAAAGTAAAAGTTGGTAACGGATTTGTTGAAGCACACGTAGAGGGAGAACTAAAAGGAGCTAAAATTTATTTAGACTTCCCAAGCGTAGGCGCAACAGAAAACATTATGTCTGCAGCTACATTAGCAAAAGGGACAACAGTCCTTGAAAACGCAGCGAAAGAGCCAGAAATCGTTGACTTAGCTAACTTCTTAAATGCAATGGGAGCGAAAGTACGCGGTGCTGGAACTGGAACGATTCGTATTGAAGGCGTTGAGAAATTATATGGTGCAAACCACCCTATTATTCCTGACCGTATTGAAGCAGGAACATTCATGGTTGCAGCGGCAATTACAGGTGGAGACATCTTAATTGAAAATGCTGTGCCTGAACATTTACGCTCAATTACAGCGAAAATGGAAGAAATGGGTGTTAAAATTATTGAGGAAAATGAAGGTGTACGTGTTATCGGCCCAGATAAGTTAAAAGCGGTTGATATTAAAACTATGCCTCATCCAGGTTTCCCAACAGACATGCAATCACAAATGATGGCATTATTACTACATGCTGATGGAACAAGTATGATTACAGAAACGGTATTCGAAAACCGCTTTATGCACGTTGAAGAATTCCGTCGTATGAATGCTGATATTAAAATCGAAGGTCGTTCTGTAATTATGAACGGTCCAAGTAGCTTGCAAGGTGCTGAAGTAGGCGCAACTGATTTACGTGCTGCAGCAGCATTAATCTTAGCTGGTTTAGTATCAGAAGGTTATACTCGTGTAACAGAGTTAAAACATCTTGACCGTGGTTATGTAGATTTCCATAAGAAATTAGCTGCATTAGGTGCAACTATTGAACGTGTAAACGAAAAAGTAGAAGAAGTGAAAGAACAAGAAGTTTCTGATCTTCACGCTTAA
- a CDS encoding M23 family metallopeptidase, giving the protein MRGRNSKKSQKVVHLFQKRWVFPALYIACAAVILMVALWFQGANPKKAPNQDQATPYTQSEDPAVPVTKSSEVVKMPAAVNAEVVVQKKFYEDAASEAEQEKALVFYNNTYSPNKGIDIAAKNGKEFDVTAALSGTVTKAEKDSLLGYVVTVDSGNGVAASYQSLGSVKVEKGARVAQGEVLGKSGLNAMNKDAGSYVHFEVRKDNVAVNPERYLNKSVAEIKADAGAAKATNASGKKADDKSQKEEKSTSTKPESKTEDKSKKEEKSTSGSTSDKETNGKQDEKSQKEEKSTNGSTESSNGSSSQE; this is encoded by the coding sequence ATGCGAGGAAGAAATAGTAAAAAGTCACAAAAGGTAGTACATTTATTTCAAAAAAGATGGGTGTTTCCGGCACTATACATTGCTTGTGCGGCGGTAATCTTAATGGTTGCGCTATGGTTCCAAGGAGCTAATCCAAAGAAAGCTCCGAACCAAGATCAAGCAACACCGTATACACAATCGGAAGATCCAGCAGTACCGGTAACAAAATCTTCAGAAGTAGTGAAAATGCCAGCTGCAGTAAATGCAGAAGTAGTAGTACAGAAGAAATTCTATGAAGATGCAGCATCAGAGGCGGAACAAGAAAAAGCACTTGTCTTTTATAACAACACATATTCCCCGAATAAAGGAATCGACATTGCTGCGAAAAACGGAAAAGAATTCGATGTTACAGCTGCTTTAAGTGGTACAGTAACGAAAGCTGAAAAAGATTCACTTCTTGGTTATGTTGTAACAGTAGATAGTGGAAATGGTGTAGCAGCATCTTATCAAAGCTTAGGCAGTGTGAAAGTAGAAAAAGGTGCAAGAGTTGCGCAAGGTGAAGTGTTAGGGAAATCAGGTCTAAATGCAATGAATAAAGATGCAGGTTCTTACGTTCACTTTGAAGTACGTAAAGACAATGTGGCTGTGAACCCTGAGCGTTACTTAAATAAATCAGTAGCAGAAATTAAAGCTGATGCAGGTGCTGCAAAGGCGACAAATGCTTCAGGTAAAAAGGCTGATGACAAATCTCAAAAAGAAGAAAAGTCAACAAGCACGAAACCAGAAAGTAAAACAGAAGATAAGTCTAAAAAAGAAGAGAAATCAACAAGCGGCTCGACTAGTGATAAAGAGACGAACGGCAAACAAGATGAGAAATCTCAAAAAGAAGAAAAATCAACGAATGGTTCTACAGAATCATCTAACGGTTCTTCTTCACAAGAATAA
- a CDS encoding rod shape-determining protein: MFARDIGIDLGTANVLIHVKGKGIVLNEPSVVAIDRNSGKVLAVGEEARSMVGRTPGNIVAIRPLKDGVIADFEITEAMLKYFINKLDVKSFFSKPRILICCPTNITSVEQKAIREAAERSGGKTVFLEEEPKVAAVGAGMEIFQPSGNMVVDIGGGTTDIAVLSMGDIVTSSSIKMAGDKFDMEILNYVKRKYKLLIGERTSENIKIKIGTVFPGARSEELEIRGRDMVTGLPRTITVCSEEITEALKEDAAIIVQAAKGVLERTPPELSADIIDRGVILTGGGALLHGIDMLLAEELKVPVLIAENPMQCVAVGTGIMLENIDKLPRRALK, translated from the coding sequence ATGTTTGCGCGAGATATCGGAATTGACCTAGGTACGGCTAACGTATTAATTCATGTTAAAGGTAAGGGTATTGTGTTAAATGAGCCATCTGTTGTGGCAATTGATCGTAATAGTGGAAAAGTATTAGCAGTAGGTGAAGAAGCAAGAAGTATGGTGGGACGTACACCTGGTAATATTGTGGCAATTCGCCCACTTAAAGATGGTGTAATAGCAGATTTCGAAATTACAGAAGCAATGTTAAAGTATTTCATTAACAAATTGGACGTGAAGAGCTTCTTTTCAAAACCTCGCATTTTAATTTGCTGTCCAACAAATATCACATCTGTAGAGCAAAAAGCAATTCGTGAGGCTGCTGAACGTTCAGGTGGTAAAACAGTATTTTTAGAAGAAGAACCAAAAGTAGCCGCAGTTGGTGCTGGTATGGAAATTTTCCAGCCAAGCGGAAACATGGTTGTTGATATTGGTGGAGGTACAACAGATATTGCCGTACTTTCTATGGGTGATATTGTTACCTCTTCCTCTATCAAAATGGCTGGCGATAAGTTTGATATGGAAATCTTAAACTACGTTAAACGTAAGTATAAGCTATTAATTGGAGAACGTACTTCAGAAAATATTAAAATTAAAATTGGTACAGTATTCCCAGGTGCACGCAGTGAAGAGCTTGAAATTCGCGGACGTGACATGGTAACAGGTTTACCACGTACAATTACAGTATGCTCTGAAGAAATTACAGAAGCACTAAAAGAAGACGCAGCTATTATTGTACAAGCTGCAAAAGGCGTACTAGAGCGTACACCACCAGAACTATCTGCGGACATTATCGATCGCGGTGTTATTCTAACAGGCGGTGGAGCTTTATTACACGGTATCGACATGCTTCTAGCAGAAGAATTAAAGGTACCAGTATTAATCGCTGAAAACCCAATGCAATGTGTTGCTGTTGGTACAGGTATTATGTTAGAGAATATCGATAAATTACCACGTCGTGCTTTGAAATAA
- the spoIIID gene encoding sporulation transcriptional regulator SpoIIID — translation MHDYIKERTIKIGKYIVETRKTVRVIAKEFGVSKSTVHKDLTERLPEINPELANEVKEILDYHKSIRHLRGGEATKQKYRKEDTENPVRQ, via the coding sequence GTGCACGATTACATCAAAGAGAGAACTATCAAGATTGGCAAGTATATCGTGGAGACAAGAAAGACAGTGCGTGTAATTGCAAAGGAGTTTGGGGTATCAAAGAGTACAGTCCATAAAGATTTAACAGAACGTTTGCCAGAAATTAATCCAGAGCTCGCAAATGAAGTGAAAGAAATTCTTGATTATCATAAGTCTATTCGTCATTTAAGAGGAGGAGAAGCAACAAAGCAGAAGTACCGTAAAGAAGATACAGAAAACCCTGTCCGCCAATAA
- a CDS encoding DUF1146 family protein — protein MAHLLGQQALIAIVSHLLFITITWWALQGIHIERLMKSGKVMQTRVLLILITITIGTSVSNFFLDYLGYSKSLTYLVK, from the coding sequence TTGGCACATCTTTTAGGGCAACAAGCACTGATTGCCATTGTTTCACATTTATTATTTATTACCATTACGTGGTGGGCCTTACAAGGTATTCACATTGAGCGCTTAATGAAGTCTGGGAAAGTGATGCAGACGAGAGTATTACTCATCCTAATTACAATTACAATTGGGACATCTGTAAGTAACTTTTTCCTTGATTATTTAGGCTATTCAAAGAGTTTAACGTATTTAGTAAAGTAA
- a CDS encoding ABC transporter permease: MTFSMRRFSAIFRKEVQDFKTNSQSLIMMAMPIFFAILYSRSDNFREVGASTLITMTLVLVGGFIQAMLIAEEKEKSTLRVLMLSPASSIEVLIGKSSLTGIITVAICFINLLILGKLEGNIALLLFIFVLGTLMFTLIGTCIGLIAQNVPQTSTIGLPILMVFLIGDFIAGFVKNEVVTKIVEYLPTRHIGLAVSGVIKGEGFSAITSNLLNITIWLVAVLAITLFIYKKKQMD; this comes from the coding sequence ATGACATTTTCAATGAGAAGATTTTCAGCTATTTTTCGGAAAGAGGTACAAGATTTTAAAACGAATTCACAGAGTTTGATTATGATGGCAATGCCGATTTTCTTTGCGATACTGTATAGTCGTTCTGATAATTTTAGAGAAGTTGGAGCAAGTACATTAATTACAATGACGTTAGTTTTGGTTGGGGGCTTTATACAGGCAATGCTTATCGCAGAAGAAAAGGAAAAAAGTACGCTTCGTGTTCTTATGTTATCGCCAGCATCGTCTATTGAAGTATTAATTGGAAAAAGCTCATTAACGGGCATAATTACAGTTGCGATTTGTTTTATTAATCTACTTATTTTAGGGAAATTAGAAGGTAATATTGCATTGTTATTATTCATCTTTGTTCTTGGGACGCTAATGTTCACCCTTATTGGAACATGTATTGGATTAATAGCTCAAAATGTACCGCAAACATCAACAATTGGGTTACCGATACTAATGGTCTTTCTTATTGGTGATTTTATAGCAGGATTCGTGAAAAACGAGGTTGTTACAAAAATAGTCGAGTATTTACCGACTCGTCATATCGGCCTCGCAGTCAGCGGTGTGATAAAAGGTGAAGGTTTTAGTGCAATTACTAGTAATTTATTGAACATAACTATTTGGTTAGTTGCAGTACTTGCTATTACGCTCTTCATTTATAAAAAGAAACAAATGGACTAA
- the nuoN gene encoding NADH-quinone oxidoreductase subunit NuoN, which translates to MNTLLSLSWHLMVPEFIILGAAILLSICDLFFKLNHRYVAISAIAAALLAIVSLISLYSEPAGDILNGSFVLDGFSKGFKTLLLIGVALILCMAMSDDKKEPIGDKGEYYYLILMALLGAMFMASSVDFITLFVGLELLSLSSYILVGIRKRNRASNEAAMKYVINGGIGTAITLFGMSYLYGITGSTNIVEMQKVFTQGLAGGIQLLLALAFLLLLVGLSFKIATVPFHMWAPDVYEGAATPVTAFLGTISKIAGFLLITRLFLMVFAGVAIQGDAQSLYGRMSIYIAVLASITMIIGNVVALKQYNVKRLFAYSGIAHAGYLLVPLVALSQFTMDSMWFYMLAYMLMNIGAFAIIHGLILQNDKENMTIFTGLYKRSPFTAIVMTVFILSLAGIPGTAGFIGKINIFLGALHVEPAHYVLASIMMGTTVISFVYYFRILQQMFFRNGETDERIQLPLNIKIVMSLCAISIVILGIMPMIGYNFFYEYFPLMKDFFFLGNVVQ; encoded by the coding sequence ATGAACACATTACTTAGCTTATCATGGCATCTCATGGTACCAGAATTTATTATTCTCGGAGCTGCCATCCTTCTTTCCATATGTGATTTGTTTTTTAAGCTGAACCATAGGTACGTAGCGATTAGTGCAATTGCCGCTGCCCTGTTAGCGATAGTGTCATTAATTTCGCTATACAGCGAACCGGCAGGAGATATTTTAAATGGATCGTTTGTGTTAGATGGATTTTCAAAAGGATTTAAAACGTTGTTATTAATCGGAGTAGCTCTCATCTTATGTATGGCAATGAGCGATGACAAGAAGGAGCCTATCGGGGATAAGGGAGAATATTATTATTTAATCTTAATGGCGCTTCTTGGAGCGATGTTCATGGCTTCTAGTGTTGATTTCATTACACTATTTGTAGGTTTAGAGTTGCTTTCGCTTTCTTCCTATATTTTAGTAGGAATCCGAAAAAGAAACCGCGCATCGAATGAGGCTGCAATGAAATATGTCATTAACGGAGGAATTGGAACAGCAATTACACTCTTTGGAATGAGTTATTTATACGGTATTACAGGGTCGACCAACATAGTGGAGATGCAAAAGGTATTTACGCAAGGATTGGCCGGGGGCATTCAATTATTGTTAGCTCTCGCATTTCTACTTTTGCTCGTTGGACTCTCATTCAAAATTGCAACAGTGCCATTTCATATGTGGGCACCAGATGTGTATGAGGGAGCGGCTACACCTGTCACTGCTTTCCTCGGAACGATTTCTAAAATTGCTGGATTTCTACTCATTACGCGTTTGTTTCTTATGGTGTTTGCAGGCGTGGCAATCCAAGGAGACGCACAATCTTTGTACGGGCGTATGAGTATATACATTGCTGTACTAGCTAGTATTACGATGATTATTGGGAATGTAGTAGCATTAAAGCAATACAACGTAAAACGTCTATTTGCCTATTCAGGTATCGCGCATGCTGGGTATTTGCTTGTGCCTCTTGTAGCGCTATCACAGTTTACGATGGATAGTATGTGGTTTTATATGCTTGCATATATGCTTATGAATATAGGCGCATTTGCAATCATTCACGGATTAATCTTACAAAATGATAAGGAAAATATGACGATTTTTACAGGGTTATACAAGCGATCCCCATTTACAGCTATAGTGATGACGGTCTTTATTTTATCATTAGCTGGAATACCGGGGACGGCAGGGTTCATCGGGAAAATTAACATCTTTTTAGGGGCACTTCATGTTGAGCCTGCTCATTACGTATTAGCTTCTATTATGATGGGGACAACAGTTATTTCATTTGTATATTACTTCCGGATATTACAGCAAATGTTTTTCCGTAATGGAGAGACAGACGAGAGAATTCAGTTACCGTTAAATATAAAGATTGTCATGAGTCTTTGCGCAATTTCAATTGTAATACTGGGGATTATGCCGATGATTGGTTACAATTTCTTCTATGAATATTTTCCATTAATGAAAGATTTCTTCTTCTTAGGGAACGTGGTACAATAG
- the spoIID gene encoding stage II sporulation protein D has translation MKFSKPLFITVALLIALVIIVPAALVIPFAKAKVGEEAASKTPPAIESIPAPGKVDTAVQVAVYRDQQKKVETLPMEEYVTGVVASEMNASFEIEALKAQALAARTFVVQRMLSGGKKNNADVTDTVKDQVYKSKEELKKQWGNNYESNLKKIEEAVSKTAGQVLTYDGKPISASFFSTSNGRTENAADYWGNDYPYLKSVDSPWDQASPKFTSEQTFTVADFQKRLGVKVLADGKVGNIKDLTEGKRVKDVAFQGKTLTGKQVREKLDLRSSDFTWKQEGDNITVTTKGFGHGVGMSQYGANGMAAEGKKYTDIVAHYYKGVEIKTMNDYEGKLMVKK, from the coding sequence ATGAAATTTTCAAAGCCACTTTTCATTACAGTAGCGCTCCTAATAGCGCTCGTTATCATTGTACCTGCTGCTCTTGTTATTCCGTTTGCGAAAGCAAAAGTAGGGGAAGAAGCAGCTTCTAAAACTCCTCCAGCGATAGAAAGTATACCAGCTCCAGGGAAAGTGGATACAGCGGTTCAAGTTGCTGTATATCGTGATCAGCAGAAGAAGGTAGAAACATTACCTATGGAGGAGTATGTGACCGGTGTAGTAGCTTCTGAGATGAATGCCAGCTTTGAAATAGAGGCGCTAAAGGCGCAGGCATTAGCAGCAAGAACATTTGTAGTGCAGCGTATGCTAAGCGGTGGTAAGAAAAACAATGCGGACGTGACAGATACGGTGAAAGATCAAGTGTACAAAAGCAAAGAGGAATTGAAGAAACAATGGGGTAATAACTACGAAAGTAATTTAAAGAAAATTGAGGAAGCCGTTTCGAAAACCGCAGGACAAGTTTTAACGTATGATGGAAAACCAATTTCAGCATCCTTCTTCTCGACGAGTAACGGACGAACAGAAAATGCAGCTGATTATTGGGGAAATGATTATCCGTACTTAAAGAGTGTAGATAGTCCGTGGGATCAAGCCTCTCCAAAATTTACGAGTGAGCAAACATTCACAGTAGCTGATTTTCAAAAACGCCTCGGTGTGAAAGTACTAGCGGACGGAAAGGTTGGTAATATTAAAGACCTTACGGAAGGAAAGCGAGTAAAGGATGTAGCGTTTCAAGGAAAAACATTAACAGGAAAACAAGTTCGTGAAAAGTTAGACTTACGCTCCTCAGATTTTACGTGGAAACAAGAAGGAGATAACATCACCGTTACAACGAAAGGGTTCGGTCACGGCGTCGGTATGAGCCAGTACGGTGCGAATGGTATGGCAGCGGAAGGGAAGAAATATACAGATATAGTCGCTCATTACTATAAAGGTGTTGAAATAAAGACGATGAACGATTATGAAGGAAAGTTGATGGTGAAGAAGTAG
- a CDS encoding LytTR family transcriptional regulator DNA-binding domain-containing protein, which produces MALLELKQLGKTNQLPAIELEVEKGQCVVLQCNNHTAKVLHRIIIGEEEASTGNVLFEGTAIGKKNYSRIGFCFLKDEAYDRLKVKEYFKFLLGLYESNMSTEEVVQYVGLLDKLNVKIEKLSFSEKRRLHIGRVMIHNPDLVILEEPEQNVDTESTIIIRKAIMKMKEQGKAIFITSSFLSDALSLTEDVYILNNNGVKKVEIEQEEVKEVDEEKVVQMIPQMKLERIPAKVNDKIILLDPMEIHFIETQNGVTHIHVREGDFVCALTLSELETRLTGFGFFRCHRSYLVNLQRVREVITWTRNSFSLILDDERKSSIPLSKGRMDELKDVIGL; this is translated from the coding sequence ATGGCGCTACTGGAGTTGAAACAGTTAGGGAAGACGAACCAGTTACCGGCAATTGAGCTAGAGGTTGAGAAGGGACAATGTGTTGTTTTGCAGTGTAATAACCATACAGCTAAAGTGTTGCACCGCATCATTATCGGTGAAGAAGAAGCTTCAACTGGCAATGTACTATTTGAAGGCACAGCGATTGGAAAGAAGAATTATTCACGCATCGGTTTTTGTTTTTTGAAAGATGAAGCATACGACCGTTTGAAGGTGAAAGAGTACTTCAAGTTTTTATTAGGGCTTTATGAATCAAATATGAGCACAGAAGAAGTTGTACAATATGTCGGTCTTCTAGATAAGTTAAACGTTAAAATAGAAAAACTGTCATTTTCAGAGAAACGTCGCCTTCATATTGGGCGAGTTATGATTCATAATCCGGATTTAGTTATTTTGGAAGAGCCGGAGCAAAATGTAGATACAGAAAGTACGATTATTATTCGAAAAGCAATTATGAAAATGAAAGAGCAAGGAAAGGCGATCTTTATTACGTCCTCCTTCTTATCAGATGCGCTCTCGCTAACAGAAGATGTATACATATTAAACAACAATGGTGTGAAAAAGGTAGAAATTGAGCAAGAAGAAGTGAAAGAAGTTGACGAAGAAAAGGTCGTTCAAATGATTCCGCAGATGAAATTAGAAAGGATACCAGCGAAAGTGAATGACAAAATCATTTTACTTGATCCAATGGAAATTCATTTCATTGAAACGCAAAACGGAGTGACACATATTCATGTGCGTGAAGGTGATTTTGTATGTGCACTAACATTAAGTGAACTAGAAACGAGATTAACAGGTTTTGGTTTCTTTAGATGTCATCGCTCGTACCTCGTTAATTTACAACGAGTGCGAGAAGTCATTACATGGACACGTAATAGTTTTAGTTTAATTTTGGATGACGAAAGAAAAAGTTCAATTCCACTTTCAAAAGGACGAATGGATGAATTAAAAGATGTAATTGGGCTATAA
- a CDS encoding YwmB family TATA-box binding protein: MKFKAILIVIVSVVLFLVGYKEMKPISDEQKMESMIAALEKNDAKVERWSWLARETKTISNIHTFQKLLNDVKEEANIESWELEQSPDGYKATSYKKSSSHEERIVVTWSKENTKENTFIIFEVSGAKWDPKYVQRMNEIFSEKPIIYTCVQGVLNDKIEGVLQNKTNQVLKDLSARAIEQIEERAFVSVSAYNKKWNDALSTNREKINVQIAIRSTNNKDTIVVGTPIITSEY; this comes from the coding sequence TTGAAGTTTAAAGCCATTCTTATCGTTATCGTGAGTGTTGTTTTATTTTTGGTTGGATATAAAGAGATGAAACCTATAAGCGATGAACAGAAAATGGAGAGCATGATTGCAGCTTTAGAGAAAAATGATGCAAAAGTAGAGCGGTGGTCATGGTTAGCGCGAGAAACGAAAACAATTTCTAATATACATACGTTTCAAAAACTGTTAAACGATGTGAAGGAAGAGGCAAACATTGAAAGTTGGGAATTAGAACAATCTCCAGATGGATATAAGGCTACATCCTATAAAAAATCTTCTTCACATGAAGAACGAATAGTAGTAACTTGGAGTAAGGAAAATACTAAAGAAAACACTTTCATTATATTTGAAGTAAGCGGGGCGAAATGGGACCCAAAGTATGTTCAGAGAATGAATGAAATTTTTAGCGAAAAACCTATAATTTACACTTGTGTTCAAGGTGTATTGAATGATAAGATTGAAGGTGTTTTGCAAAATAAAACCAATCAGGTTTTGAAAGATCTTTCAGCAAGAGCGATCGAGCAGATAGAAGAAAGAGCATTTGTATCAGTCTCCGCATATAATAAAAAGTGGAATGACGCTCTTTCAACAAATAGAGAGAAAATAAATGTGCAAATAGCAATACGTTCTACAAACAACAAAGATACAATTGTGGTTGGCACACCGATCATAACTTCTGAGTATTGA
- a CDS encoding ABC transporter ATP-binding protein, whose amino-acid sequence MTLAIEMKDVMKSFDGKTALRNVNIEVKQGEIFGFLGPSGSGKTTTVKILTSQLLHSVGTVRVLGKDITGPSSIDYKRIGILTDNSGLYERLSIYDNLLLFCDLYDCKKERIDEVLAQVNLLDDKKTPVKKLSKGMKQRVTLARAILHKPDILFLDEPTSALDPVNVQNIHKILKDLNKEGTTIFLTTHNMEEAETLCNRIAFLCGGEIVALDTPENLRLKYAKDQIQVVLKDKQKETVQKDELGAKRISEWMKKGELLSIHSHEPTLGDIFIEVTGRGL is encoded by the coding sequence ATGACATTGGCAATTGAAATGAAAGATGTAATGAAAAGTTTCGATGGAAAAACAGCACTTCGAAATGTAAATATTGAGGTGAAGCAAGGAGAAATTTTCGGATTCCTCGGACCGAGTGGATCTGGGAAAACGACAACAGTGAAAATATTAACTTCTCAATTGCTTCATAGTGTTGGGACTGTAAGAGTATTAGGTAAAGACATTACAGGGCCAAGTAGTATTGATTACAAACGAATCGGTATTTTAACAGACAATAGCGGCTTATATGAAAGACTTAGCATTTATGATAACTTACTATTATTTTGTGACTTATACGATTGCAAGAAAGAGCGAATTGATGAAGTACTAGCACAAGTGAACTTATTAGATGATAAAAAAACGCCAGTAAAGAAACTATCAAAAGGAATGAAGCAGCGCGTCACATTGGCAAGGGCAATTCTTCATAAACCAGATATCCTCTTCTTAGATGAACCAACATCCGCACTTGATCCAGTAAACGTACAAAACATTCATAAAATCTTAAAAGACTTAAATAAAGAAGGAACAACCATTTTCTTAACAACGCACAACATGGAGGAAGCAGAAACGCTTTGTAACCGCATTGCCTTTCTGTGTGGGGGAGAAATTGTAGCACTTGATACACCAGAAAACTTGCGATTAAAATACGCGAAAGATCAAATACAAGTTGTGTTAAAAGATAAACAAAAAGAAACGGTACAAAAAGATGAATTAGGAGCAAAACGCATTTCAGAATGGATGAAAAAAGGCGAATTACTATCTATTCATTCACACGAACCGACGCTAGGCGATATCTTTATTGAAGTTACTGGGAGGGGACTATAA